The Malus domestica chromosome 08, GDT2T_hap1 genomic interval ccactgcaATCGAAAAGCCCACGTCCATGGTAATTTCCCAATCGTCAATCAATCAAATTATTTGATCAATTGAAAATTTGAGCTTGTGGCGTGATCAATCCCTAATGATTATCCATGATTTTTTCGGAGAAGGAAGTACGATTTTCACGCAGAAGCCCTCGATCTCATTACGTTTTAGAGAAAAACACTTGAAAGTTCGATTCTTTAGATAAAAGAAACCTAAAGCATATGTTGTAAGTCAATGGTGTTTGTTATACTCTTCTGGAAATTCATGATTTCTGCAGGGGTGGAGGAGCTTTTACATCGAGCTGCACAACGAGAAGGCCGCGATTGCTGCCGCGGTGGTTCAATTCGTGGAGAAATGCTCGTCGTCTGAATCCCTTGAGGTTGGAGAGTATCAGAAGGCGATGCGAAATTTGAACCAACTGCAATTTGGATATCAGGATGTGGAAATGTTTCTTTTCAAACCAAAGCTTACCGTGCTTGTTAACCTACTTGGTTTGCACTACTGCCTGAATTGGCTGAGAGTACCGGTATACACTTCATCACCCTCTCCGCTGATTAATTTTCCGTCGGAATCTACGTTTCCAACTCGTTTATTTTTCGATGAATTCGCATTAAGGCCACTAGCGACCGTACATCGTCCAGTAAAGTGATCCTTAAACGTATATTATCATCCTTACCtaaccttttgggagctcactggcttcggttccgtaggaactccgaagttaagcgagaagggggacagagcactcccaagatgggtgactcattgggaagttgctcgtgagttcccataaacaaaactgtgagggcgtggtccgGCTCaaaacggataatatcgtgctatgtGGTAGACCGAGCCCGGGAAGTAATCcgtcccgggccgggatgtgacagttgAGACTGTGAGGAAAGGGATATGATACTTCTAAGATGATACAATTCATTCTGCCATTGTCGTGctcgtttcctttcagcgattTTTCTGTGCTTTTCCATGTTATAAGACGATACATTTTGTTCTGAAAATGTATGCAGTTCTTGATTTCTCTTACCCTCTCCACTGAATAATTTTCCGTAGGAATCTACGTTTCCAACTCGTTTATTTTTCGATGAATTTGCATTGAACCCTAAACCGAATTACTTCTGTGCTTTTCCATGTCATAAGACGATACATCTCGTTCTGAAAAATGTACGCGGTTCTTGATTTCTCTCAGCCATATTATACATTCTGGAAAAACCTGCTATTGATTTTAGATGCTTATAGTAGTTTAATAACATAATTTGCAGGCTGAATGTGTCCTGAAGGCGCTCCAGAGTAGCAAGATATCGGAGCGGCAAGTTTGTGTAAAATGGTGGACGCTTGGGAGATGGTCACATGGCTACCGCATGCGGGATGAGTTATGTTCCCGGTGCTTCACTCTGTTGGATTTTGGATTGGCCAAACAAGAGGAGGTTCTCGCGGTGCTATATCGAGGCGCCGTTCATGAGGTATTACGCGTTCAGATCTGTGTTGCCGATCCCTCAAGTACATCTTGGTCATGCCAAGGAGCACGCAGAGAGGGGAAGAAGACTTGAAAGTGAATCCCTAAAATCTTTGTACATGTATAATGTCTTCGTAATTGTTGTACAGTGACATTTATACCTAGCCGTACGTGttgtgtgtatatgtatgttTTAACTTTCTTCCGCTACTCGGTGTGTATACTCATACTTGTCTGATGTAAATCCGTATACTCGAAACATACGTTGTCAATGCAGAGACCATGAAAATGCTGGAGTTGCTTCAATAACTGCTATTACTTAGCCAAATTCAATTCACTTCCAATCAATCAAACGTTTCAAGGAGCATATCTACAACGAGATCATCCCGGTCTTTTCCAAATCACGGGGTAAATAAACTACGAGTCACTCGAGCGTATTCCTTAACAAAATACGTACTCCCCGAAGTACGAAGATCAGCACCTGGTTGCCAGCCTGGGGGAGGATGAATTCTCCTTTCCGAACAGACAACAGAGGCATTGGAATCCAGAGAAATTCAGAACAAAGTTGTCTGTAAGTTTTCGATGTGGGAGTCGACGAACAAAGTTGTCTGTAAGTTTTCGATGGGCTTCCGACTGAATGAGATAAGATAGATGAAAGAATGTGATGAAAATTTTCACAGGAATGAGCAATCAGCAATCAGCAAAGCCGATGGGCTGGTTGGATTGCAAAACGAAGGGAAAAAAGCGAAAGCCTAGAAAGCTGAAAATTTGAGAAGGCCCAAGAATTACGAACCACCAGTTGTTTTTCCTTTCTGCCTTGTACCGGAAGGCCCAAGATTTTGGCGGTATAAAAAAGTGCTTTGATAGTCACGACCAAAAGGAAAAAGTGCTATCGTCGTTGCTGCCAGTTGCCAATAATGCCAAATTTAGTGAGTAAAAATCTGCTTTCCAGTTCCATTTTTTAGGTCATGAAATATCACGAAACCACAGGCTGCTCATGCAATTGAAAACTACAGGAGGAACACGACAATTGTAGCTAGCTAATCAATGTTGCCAGTCAAATTGTCATTTGGCGATATTGTAAAATGAGCAGATCTTCTtagggtggtttgggagtgaggtgcttaaaaaaaaagcacccatgaaaaaaagctgtgagggttttagatgtttggtaaactgaaaaaaaaatgcttattttggaagttgctgtgagaataagctgaaatcaaaggaaaaagctgaagctgctatttgcagctttggaaaactggcttttttttcaaagcacacggagctacagtgctcctttaatgaaaagaccaactatcagactgtttttttttttccaaaagcacttttacaaaaaagtttatcaaacactttgctgatttatttcacagccgcttattctcacaacaactttttttcaaagcacagcaataccaaaccaacccttagTCAGTCCTCCAGCCTCTGGCTACGGGAGGTGACGGATCcagaatttgaattttgtgaGTCTCATTATTAAAGGTTTAAGTTTTTTAGATAAAAACAAAACGCAAAATGCGTAATAAAATTTCAGTTTATTTACTGAGACATTTCGTCGAACGCTTGGTGAGTTTATTGTCAACAGCTTAACCAAGTTGCGCACATGTTAATAGATAATGAAATATGACGAACCAATCTGATGAGTGctattaaaataatttgaaGAGTGTTGTTGACATAACATGCGAGAGACATTTGCTCTAACACTTAGTGCACACAAAAATGACCGGTATCAAACATTTGCAGGGTCCTGATAAAACCTTCACTTGTATATTTTTCAAAATCTGAGTGATTCCGCGACATCTATGTCCCAATATGCATCCGTCACTTGTTGTGTGGTCTCATCTCATTCATTTGAGATAAAGCACAAGTCCCCCTTTCTAAGTGCAGGTGTGGCCAATCGGGCACATGTACTTCATCCAAATATTTTATCGTGTAATTAAgagtatattttctttttcttatttctcTTATTGATTCATATGACGAGGTTAAAGAGATAGCGATAGTCGAACAACAACGATCACCAAAGCTAATTTGTACATAAGTAAGACAACACATAATTTCGAGCTTTGTAGATGCATCACTCTTATATAAGGTTAAATATTTGTTTGCTTGGCAAATACTAATTACTTGATTAGATGTTTGGATGGAAAATGATTGGGTCCAAAgccaactaataatccactACTAACCACTTCATTAGTGCCTTTTGGTTTGGTAGTCGACTccacttcatatatatataagttggGCAGAAGAGTCCATTATCCATCCTATCACATTTAAAAAGACCTGTCACTTTTCTGGCCAGCCAgcaaaaaacaagaaaggacCATACACggcctaaataaataaaaatccatATATAGAATGGCTTGATATTTATGGAAAGGGATCCTACCATATCCCTTCTTCTTAATCTATTAAGTTCTAAAATTCGgacaattaaaatataattaaacgaCTATAAAAAGGGATTcatttttaaaagttataataactttagccgtttgatcaaatttcaataatctGAATTTCCAAACTTAATGGATTAATAAGAAGGGATTCGGAAATGATACATTTCCATAAATATCAACCCAATTCTATATATGGATTTTTTTATATTCAATTACCTTAATTCTCAACTATTTATCTCAGCCACCTGATTTTAAAGCAGTACATGTATCTATCAACCCAagatttttgtgttttcttttttgtgcaGGCCTGGAATATAACT includes:
- the LOC103440253 gene encoding uncharacterized protein → METPMRWKAEGAEEESPQQIFKSNTSSSFTFQSRTQSTMGSLLPLHVPDDIALQIASLLPVWDLCALGSCSRFWRELCKSDCVWECLVRRRWPLLEFSDHGSSSSSSTAIEKPTSMGWRSFYIELHNEKAAIAAAVVQFVEKCSSSESLEVGEYQKAMRNLNQLQFGYQDVEMFLFKPKLTVLVNLLGLHYCLNWLRVPAECVLKALQSSKISERQVCVKWWTLGRWSHGYRMRDELCSRCFTLLDFGLAKQEEVLAVLYRGAVHEVLRVQICVADPSSTSWSCQGARREGKKT